A single genomic interval of Stieleria maiorica harbors:
- a CDS encoding shikimate kinase yields the protein MNTDRIYLTGYRGTGKTTVGKLISAQLATECVDLDDVIEQAAGKSIREIFAEGGEELFRNWESRCLGQVAADQARGRVISLGGGAILRDQNRQVIRQTGVCIWLTAGADVIADRLSTDQTTGQRRPALTDLSAVEEIRELLARREPLYRQSADFVLETDQKSPEQLAAEVVAWLSE from the coding sequence ATGAATACGGATCGAATTTACTTGACCGGTTACCGGGGCACGGGAAAAACCACCGTCGGAAAACTGATTTCCGCCCAACTGGCCACCGAGTGCGTCGATTTGGATGACGTGATCGAGCAAGCCGCGGGGAAATCGATCCGCGAGATTTTTGCCGAAGGCGGAGAGGAGCTGTTTCGCAATTGGGAATCACGCTGCCTGGGCCAGGTCGCCGCCGATCAGGCCCGAGGACGCGTGATCTCGCTCGGCGGGGGGGCGATTCTGCGTGATCAGAATCGGCAAGTGATTCGCCAGACCGGGGTTTGCATTTGGTTGACCGCCGGCGCGGACGTGATCGCCGATCGTCTGTCCACCGACCAGACCACCGGCCAGCGCCGCCCCGCGTTGACGGACTTGTCGGCGGTCGAAGAGATTCGTGAATTGCTTGCACGCCGCGAACCGCTGTATCGCCAATCGGCCGATTTTGTTTTGGAGACCGACCAGAAATCCCCCGAGCAATTGGCCGCGGAGGTGGTCGCATGGTTGAGTGAGTGA
- a CDS encoding NUDIX hydrolase, translating into MSADDSSAEKRGGAESVDAFDSIEAFGAAVGHVLGGSAPPRLQGPLIPVTGRCFAPALSPRLSYGRHRGPARLDSRRAAVAIVVYPHRPTGRLCLTLTRRPKALSHHGGQICLPGGQIEPGESPLEAALREYREELGVSPQVIQVVGRLKPIYVFASDNLVETLVLTAGGPIGDWNPDPVEVDEVIEMPLESVVQLGGGAVASSCPPCKIITEKRDRIGKKQGTGEVFQYRFGHPAIEFSDFLGRRRVVWGATAMLLGELADAVCLAIDDRAG; encoded by the coding sequence GTGTCCGCCGACGACAGTTCAGCCGAAAAGCGAGGGGGGGCGGAATCCGTTGACGCTTTCGACTCCATCGAAGCCTTCGGTGCGGCGGTCGGGCACGTGCTCGGCGGCTCGGCCCCACCACGGCTGCAAGGCCCACTGATTCCCGTCACGGGCCGGTGTTTCGCGCCCGCACTCAGCCCCCGGCTGTCCTACGGTCGGCACCGCGGCCCGGCCCGCTTGGACTCCCGTCGGGCGGCCGTCGCGATCGTCGTTTACCCCCATCGGCCGACCGGGCGGTTGTGCTTGACGCTGACGCGCCGCCCCAAGGCACTGTCGCATCACGGCGGACAGATCTGTTTGCCGGGCGGTCAGATCGAACCCGGCGAGTCGCCGCTTGAGGCCGCCTTGCGGGAATACCGGGAAGAGCTGGGGGTGTCGCCCCAGGTGATTCAAGTCGTCGGGCGCTTGAAACCGATCTACGTGTTCGCCAGCGACAATCTGGTCGAGACACTCGTTTTGACCGCCGGAGGCCCGATCGGCGATTGGAATCCCGATCCGGTGGAGGTCGACGAGGTGATTGAGATGCCCCTGGAGAGTGTGGTGCAACTCGGGGGCGGCGCGGTGGCTTCGTCCTGCCCGCCCTGCAAGATCATCACGGAAAAACGGGACCGCATCGGTAAGAAACAGGGGACCGGCGAGGTATTCCAGTACAGATTTGGACACCCGGCGATCGAGTTTAGCGATTTCCTGGGGCGTCGACGTGTCGTCTGGGGCGCGACCGCCATGCTTCTCGGAGAGCTTGCCGACGCGGTTTGCCTTGCCATCGACGACCGCGCGGGGTGA
- a CDS encoding serine/threonine-protein kinase has translation MKPPEYLGPYRIGETLGKGGMGSVFKAQHAKSGQDVAVKLISAQMSDEMRFRRRFDTEIKTLKLLSHPNIVKLIGFGEEQGMLFYSMEYVQGDTLQELIRREKKLPWMKAIEIAIQVCAALKHAHDFGVTHRDLKPANLVVQHDGTVKLLDFGISKIFGQDQTAAGSIMGTADYMAPEQANGSGVTSRTDLFALGCVMYAMLCGKPPFRGKNITEVISALQHKDPVSLDLVDPDLPDDVVQIVMELLEKLPEDRPPTALAVMNRLKAMRAGLHRLQTLSDRPGDESDAAAGTDTKHQPPEVPADNHPADTDRSEHQIDTTDAEKKPDGNASKAPSGKTRPEDTLPFWDIDDDGQTASGSVDPAAPTVHTEGHDGKQATVLGTAVTAPLDGDPDGDPDGDPDGDQDASRATAGDAGSSNIDTSVTSGGKTHFQTVSDGDVREGFFVSPKAQTEHPALRAVSIAALSLLLIAGAVFLFLSTRGPTAEELLAKIDTPDQSAQSFQVQNEMERFLKLFPDHPRADEIRQREQIYRVEAAVRRLKLKAKLRTSEGPLHEATFLQAMELRQNDPRAAVEKLRQWIAVFANESADQDGEGSRLVELATFEIDRLTQAQTETDGSPGDPKLSELMRRIDNAEQLPDQKRRTLLEGIVTLYEGQPWAAPARERAKRLLHGPSQSGGPGVTGSGAAGSGVTEQPGRDGGDPAE, from the coding sequence ATGAAGCCCCCCGAATACCTTGGCCCCTACCGAATCGGCGAGACCCTCGGCAAGGGTGGAATGGGATCGGTGTTCAAGGCCCAGCATGCCAAATCGGGTCAGGACGTGGCGGTGAAATTGATCTCGGCTCAAATGTCCGACGAAATGCGATTTCGACGGCGATTTGACACCGAAATCAAAACACTCAAGCTGCTCAGCCATCCGAACATCGTCAAATTGATCGGGTTCGGCGAGGAGCAGGGCATGCTGTTCTATTCGATGGAGTATGTCCAAGGCGACACGCTGCAAGAGCTGATCCGCCGCGAAAAGAAGCTGCCTTGGATGAAGGCCATCGAGATCGCGATTCAAGTTTGTGCGGCACTCAAGCACGCCCATGATTTTGGGGTGACACATCGTGATTTAAAACCGGCCAATCTGGTCGTCCAGCACGACGGCACGGTGAAGCTGCTGGATTTCGGCATCAGCAAGATCTTCGGCCAGGACCAAACCGCCGCCGGATCGATCATGGGCACCGCCGATTACATGGCACCCGAACAGGCCAACGGCAGCGGCGTCACGTCACGGACCGATCTGTTCGCACTGGGCTGCGTGATGTACGCGATGCTGTGCGGCAAGCCGCCCTTTCGCGGCAAGAACATCACCGAAGTCATCTCGGCGCTGCAGCACAAGGACCCCGTCTCGCTGGACCTGGTCGATCCCGATTTGCCCGACGATGTCGTGCAGATCGTGATGGAACTGTTGGAGAAACTTCCCGAGGATCGACCGCCGACCGCACTGGCGGTGATGAATCGATTGAAAGCGATGCGCGCCGGATTGCATCGGCTGCAGACCTTGTCCGATCGCCCCGGCGATGAATCGGATGCTGCCGCCGGCACCGACACCAAGCATCAGCCGCCGGAAGTTCCGGCCGACAACCATCCCGCCGACACGGATCGATCGGAGCACCAGATCGATACCACCGACGCCGAAAAGAAACCCGACGGTAACGCCAGCAAGGCACCCTCGGGCAAAACGCGTCCCGAAGACACTCTCCCGTTTTGGGACATCGATGACGACGGCCAGACGGCGTCGGGCAGCGTCGACCCGGCGGCGCCGACCGTGCATACCGAGGGCCATGACGGAAAACAGGCGACCGTGCTCGGGACCGCGGTCACGGCACCACTGGACGGTGATCCAGACGGCGATCCAGACGGTGATCCAGACGGCGATCAGGACGCGAGCCGGGCAACGGCCGGCGACGCCGGCTCCAGCAACATCGACACCTCCGTCACCTCGGGCGGCAAGACACACTTTCAAACAGTTTCCGACGGCGATGTGCGCGAAGGTTTCTTTGTGTCGCCCAAAGCCCAGACGGAGCACCCGGCGCTGCGCGCCGTTTCGATCGCCGCGCTCTCACTGTTGCTGATCGCCGGCGCCGTGTTCTTGTTCCTGTCCACACGTGGACCGACGGCGGAGGAATTGCTCGCCAAGATCGACACCCCGGATCAATCCGCCCAGTCGTTTCAAGTTCAAAATGAAATGGAACGATTCCTGAAACTGTTTCCCGATCATCCCAGGGCCGACGAGATCCGACAGCGGGAGCAGATCTATCGTGTCGAGGCGGCGGTGCGGCGTTTGAAGTTGAAGGCCAAGTTGCGAACCAGCGAAGGGCCGTTGCATGAGGCAACGTTTCTGCAAGCAATGGAATTGCGGCAGAACGATCCGCGCGCCGCGGTCGAAAAACTGCGTCAATGGATCGCCGTGTTTGCCAACGAGTCGGCCGACCAAGACGGCGAGGGGTCGCGTCTGGTCGAGTTGGCCACATTCGAAATCGACCGGCTGACCCAGGCTCAGACCGAAACCGACGGCTCACCGGGAGACCCCAAGTTGAGCGAACTGATGCGGCGGATCGACAACGCCGAACAATTGCCCGACCAGAAACGCAGGACGTTACTCGAAGGCATCGTCACACTCTACGAAGGCCAACCCTGGGCGGCGCCGGCCCGCGAGCGTGCCAAACGTCTACTGCACGGCCCCTCGCAATCCGGCGGCCCTGGTGTGACTGGCTCCGGTGCTGCTGGCTCCGGTGTGACAGAACAGCCCGGCCGGGACGGCGGCGACCCAGCGGAGTGA
- the trxA gene encoding thioredoxin, giving the protein MASDAVKEFTDDNFDAEVLQADGAVLVDFWAPWCGPCRAIAPMIDQLAEENSNAKIGKLNIDDAPSVAQKFGITGIPTLLLFKNGEVEHSFRGGNTTKAALQEAIDASV; this is encoded by the coding sequence ATGGCTTCAGATGCCGTGAAAGAATTTACTGATGACAACTTTGACGCCGAAGTCCTGCAAGCCGATGGCGCGGTGCTCGTCGATTTTTGGGCACCTTGGTGCGGCCCCTGCCGTGCGATCGCTCCGATGATCGATCAATTGGCCGAGGAGAACAGCAACGCCAAGATCGGCAAACTGAACATCGACGACGCGCCTAGCGTCGCCCAGAAGTTCGGGATCACCGGTATTCCGACGTTGCTGTTGTTCAAAAACGGCGAAGTCGAGCACAGCTTCCGCGGTGGCAACACCACCAAAGCCGCCCTCCAGGAAGCGATCGACGCGTCGGTCTAA
- the rpsK gene encoding 30S ribosomal protein S11, producing MAKSNKKKRVRRNVTNGIAHVHATFNNTTVTITDVKGDTLCWASAGTSGFKGSRKSTPFAGQCAAQQAAEKAAKFGMRDVEVRVKGPGSGRESAITALQAAGLKVKLIEDVTPIPHNGCRPRKKRRV from the coding sequence GTGGCAAAGAGCAACAAGAAAAAGCGAGTACGGCGTAACGTGACCAACGGCATCGCCCATGTTCACGCGACGTTCAACAACACGACGGTGACGATCACCGACGTCAAAGGCGACACGCTGTGCTGGGCCAGTGCCGGAACCAGCGGGTTCAAAGGCAGCCGCAAAAGCACCCCCTTTGCCGGTCAGTGCGCCGCCCAACAAGCCGCCGAAAAAGCGGCCAAGTTCGGCATGCGGGACGTCGAAGTGCGTGTCAAAGGCCCCGGATCGGGACGTGAAAGTGCCATCACCGCGCTGCAAGCAGCCGGATTGAAGGTCAAGCTGATCGAAGACGTCACGCCGATTCCGCACAACGGATGTCGGCCGCGGAAAAAGCGTCGCGTCTAG
- the lnt gene encoding apolipoprotein N-acyltransferase, whose amino-acid sequence MRSETLSGDRTLSAEDRPSTEPPTAKSPIGRTWWLIALASLIVPWLSQPPLAWWPLAAVAVTPLLVAATRATISRRQYAVLYLAGAAYWALTLQGLRFANPLIYPCWIALAAYLGIYPIAFVVALRRLMRNGVAMILAAPLAWVAIECVRNYLLTGISATMLGHTLADVPTMIQIADLGGSYAVSLVIVVVNVALIAAWQSRGKAATSTSTPTHDEQTRDETAAERPLIEKPLIGGVRVCSVVALALVSATFLYGRYRLSQPSRSSETTIALIGRNEPVEYDQDPSRELELFDAYAQESIRTFQSTERSIDAVVWPESMFTGRIPWMAGEGNGAMARELGLTEDEERAMIAEHRKRFQFRAASLQAMLATHNGPDASRPAVIGGCGVIDDGATTKMYSGIVHVGADGQVRDWYGKMHLVMFGEYIPLVKHLPMVRDWVPKNLGLTPGEHAKRFTVGGTTLCPNICIETAVERVAINHLRELNDDDQGLPDAIVTVTNDAWFDDSSVVVHHKRCAQLVAVACRRPILSAANNGPTVWIDSNGRVVDELPQGDNGCVIATPDIDSRTSLVLMIGDWPARACTLLVFAMLWMPGRHIGKGP is encoded by the coding sequence ATGCGGTCTGAAACATTGTCTGGCGATCGAACTTTGTCCGCCGAAGACCGGCCGAGCACCGAACCACCGACGGCCAAGTCGCCGATCGGGCGGACGTGGTGGCTGATCGCGCTGGCGTCGTTGATCGTGCCTTGGCTGAGCCAGCCCCCGTTGGCGTGGTGGCCGTTGGCTGCCGTCGCCGTCACGCCGCTGCTGGTTGCCGCGACACGCGCAACGATCTCGCGGCGACAGTACGCGGTGTTGTACCTGGCCGGTGCCGCTTACTGGGCGCTGACGCTGCAGGGACTGCGGTTCGCCAATCCGTTGATCTATCCCTGCTGGATCGCGCTGGCCGCCTATCTGGGGATCTATCCGATCGCCTTTGTGGTGGCGTTGCGGCGTTTGATGCGAAACGGCGTTGCGATGATTCTTGCCGCGCCGCTGGCATGGGTGGCGATCGAGTGCGTTCGCAACTACCTGTTGACCGGCATTTCCGCGACCATGCTGGGGCACACCCTGGCCGACGTCCCGACGATGATTCAAATCGCCGACTTGGGCGGCAGCTACGCGGTTTCGTTGGTGATCGTCGTCGTCAACGTGGCGTTGATTGCGGCGTGGCAGTCGCGAGGAAAAGCGGCGACCAGTACATCAACGCCGACGCATGATGAGCAGACGCGCGATGAGACGGCTGCCGAGAGACCGTTGATCGAGAAACCGTTGATCGGGGGCGTTCGGGTTTGCAGCGTTGTCGCGCTCGCGCTCGTGTCGGCTACGTTTCTGTACGGCCGGTATCGTCTCAGCCAACCGTCCCGGTCGTCAGAAACCACGATCGCGCTGATCGGACGCAACGAGCCGGTGGAATACGATCAAGACCCATCGCGGGAATTGGAATTGTTCGATGCCTACGCACAAGAATCGATCCGAACGTTCCAGTCCACGGAGCGTTCGATCGATGCGGTCGTTTGGCCCGAGTCGATGTTCACCGGCCGAATCCCTTGGATGGCCGGCGAGGGCAACGGCGCGATGGCGCGTGAATTGGGACTGACCGAGGATGAAGAGCGGGCGATGATCGCCGAGCACCGCAAGCGGTTTCAGTTTCGCGCCGCCTCCCTTCAGGCAATGCTGGCGACCCACAACGGCCCCGACGCGTCTCGACCCGCTGTGATCGGTGGCTGCGGCGTGATCGACGACGGTGCGACGACGAAGATGTACAGCGGGATCGTTCACGTGGGGGCCGACGGCCAGGTCCGCGACTGGTACGGCAAGATGCACCTGGTCATGTTCGGCGAATACATCCCGCTGGTCAAACACCTGCCGATGGTGCGAGATTGGGTGCCCAAGAATCTGGGGCTCACGCCGGGCGAACATGCCAAACGGTTCACGGTCGGCGGGACCACCTTGTGCCCCAACATTTGCATCGAGACCGCGGTCGAACGCGTCGCGATCAATCACCTGCGTGAACTCAATGACGACGATCAAGGGTTACCCGACGCGATCGTCACGGTCACCAACGACGCCTGGTTCGATGATTCCAGCGTCGTCGTGCATCACAAACGATGCGCGCAGCTGGTCGCCGTGGCCTGCCGTCGCCCGATCCTGTCGGCGGCCAACAATGGTCCGACGGTGTGGATCGACAGCAACGGCCGAGTCGTCGACGAACTGCCCCAAGGCGACAACGGATGTGTGATCGCCACGCCCGACATCGACAGCCGGACCAGTCTGGTGCTGATGATCGGTGACTGGCCGGCGCGGGCTTGCACGCTGTTGGTGTTCGCGATGCTGTGGATGCCCGGCCGACACATTGGGAAGGGCCCGTAG
- a CDS encoding SGNH/GDSL hydrolase family protein has protein sequence MWAFRLICIALAMLPLVAAELYLRSTRRVDVSDLARDPVFETSGQSSLFVQSDDSSRWMIPESRWNFFRPASFAAAKAANVRRIFVLGGSTVQGRPYETETAFAKWMELRLQAQDPSHVYEVVNCGGVSYASYRVAIILDEILAHSPDAIVLYTGHNEFLEERSYNTIAWQRSPLQRLAQSSYLVQSLRRRLQPPASPRQNLSPALQTRLDYVDGMERYVRDDQWRRGVVEHFRVTLERMIGMCAAAEVPLLLCVPTSDVVKTPPFKVLPAELDDASLAEFRRHLSVAQDPSIAFDQRIAACDACLKVDAEHAGAHYLAGRLHWENGRANQARFHLYAARDHDVCPLRASTPIIETLLQLAQRHRLKPIRCDQLFDQTDSQLRPLPDGIEDPQRFADHIHPTIAGHQEIASAVSDSVMVLFQIRASEAGEEAYRRSAAEHLDSLDETYYARGKQRLEGLKNWAAGRAGKLSLDQE, from the coding sequence GTGTGGGCATTCCGGTTGATCTGCATCGCGTTGGCAATGTTGCCGTTGGTTGCGGCGGAACTTTACCTTCGCAGCACCCGGCGTGTCGACGTGTCCGACCTGGCCCGCGATCCCGTGTTTGAAACATCGGGGCAGTCATCGCTGTTCGTCCAATCGGACGACTCGTCGCGTTGGATGATTCCCGAATCACGATGGAACTTCTTTCGTCCTGCCTCGTTTGCCGCAGCAAAAGCCGCCAACGTGCGACGTATCTTCGTGCTCGGCGGGTCGACCGTCCAGGGCCGGCCTTACGAAACCGAAACCGCGTTTGCCAAATGGATGGAGTTGCGGCTACAGGCACAGGATCCGTCCCACGTCTACGAAGTCGTCAATTGTGGTGGCGTTTCCTACGCCAGTTACCGCGTCGCGATCATCTTGGACGAAATCCTGGCGCACTCGCCCGACGCGATCGTGCTGTACACCGGCCACAACGAGTTTCTGGAAGAACGCAGCTACAACACGATCGCATGGCAACGGAGTCCGCTACAGCGACTGGCCCAATCGTCTTACCTGGTCCAATCGCTGCGTCGGCGTTTGCAGCCCCCGGCGTCCCCGCGTCAGAATTTGTCGCCGGCGCTGCAAACCCGACTGGACTATGTCGACGGCATGGAACGTTATGTCCGTGACGACCAATGGCGACGCGGCGTGGTGGAGCATTTTCGCGTCACGCTAGAACGCATGATCGGCATGTGCGCCGCCGCCGAGGTTCCGTTGCTGTTGTGTGTGCCGACCAGCGATGTGGTCAAGACGCCGCCGTTTAAAGTGCTGCCGGCGGAATTGGACGACGCGTCACTGGCGGAATTCCGACGCCACTTATCGGTCGCTCAAGATCCCTCGATCGCGTTCGACCAACGCATCGCAGCCTGCGACGCGTGTTTGAAAGTTGATGCCGAGCATGCCGGAGCACACTATCTGGCCGGAAGGTTGCACTGGGAAAACGGCCGAGCAAATCAAGCGAGGTTCCATCTTTACGCGGCGCGCGATCACGACGTGTGCCCCTTGCGCGCGAGCACGCCGATCATCGAAACCCTTTTGCAGCTCGCCCAGCGGCATCGATTGAAACCGATCCGATGCGATCAATTGTTTGATCAAACCGACTCGCAGTTGAGACCGCTTCCTGATGGGATCGAGGATCCACAACGGTTCGCCGACCATATCCATCCGACGATCGCCGGGCATCAGGAAATCGCCTCGGCCGTTTCTGATTCCGTGATGGTGTTGTTTCAGATCCGCGCCAGCGAGGCCGGCGAGGAAGCGTATCGACGGAGCGCGGCGGAACATTTGGATTCGCTGGACGAAACCTATTACGCCCGCGGCAAACAGCGATTGGAAGGGCTGAAGAACTGGGCCGCCGGACGCGCCGGGAAGCTGTCGCTGGACCAGGAGTGA
- a CDS encoding sugar phosphate isomerase/epimerase family protein, with translation MLIAASTECFPGLELLGAIELASDLEFTAVEIAIHESGNVKPSELLEDMDRSIQLLRHTHRLDISGYSVQLASTGADHYQEFAKLCWLAKTTKVVTITVPSAEQGTPFNEEVEHLQKLVEIGEAEGVRVSVKSQLGCLSEDPDTLMVLCNNVDGLGITLDPSVYITGSAKGKSLDNILKFVCNVHLRDTRPDAFQVSVGQGEVDYGKLITQLEREKYDRALTVNMTPMEGLDHRVELRKLRRLLETLV, from the coding sequence GTGTTGATCGCCGCTTCTACTGAATGCTTCCCCGGTCTCGAATTACTCGGCGCGATCGAACTGGCTTCCGACTTGGAATTCACCGCCGTCGAGATCGCGATTCACGAGTCCGGGAACGTCAAACCGAGCGAACTGCTGGAGGATATGGATCGCTCCATTCAATTGCTCCGCCACACGCACCGGCTGGACATTTCCGGCTACAGCGTGCAATTGGCCTCCACCGGCGCCGACCATTACCAGGAATTCGCCAAGCTCTGTTGGCTGGCCAAGACCACCAAGGTGGTCACCATCACGGTCCCCTCGGCCGAGCAGGGCACCCCGTTCAATGAGGAGGTGGAACACCTGCAAAAACTGGTCGAGATCGGCGAAGCGGAAGGCGTTCGAGTCAGCGTGAAGAGCCAGTTGGGGTGCTTGAGCGAGGATCCTGATACCTTGATGGTGCTGTGCAACAACGTCGATGGGCTGGGGATCACGCTGGACCCGAGCGTCTACATCACCGGTTCGGCCAAGGGAAAGAGCCTGGACAACATCCTAAAGTTCGTCTGCAACGTGCACCTTCGCGACACCCGTCCGGATGCATTTCAGGTCAGCGTCGGTCAGGGCGAAGTCGATTACGGAAAACTGATCACCCAGTTGGAACGCGAGAAGTACGATCGCGCGTTGACCGTCAACATGACGCCGATGGAAGGCTTGGATCACCGAGTCGAATTGCGAAAGCTGCGGCGATTGCTCGAGACTCTTGTGTAG
- a CDS encoding dihydrofolate reductase — MREPPIRTDIELERSASSPPVTAVVAMTPSGVIGLDGTMPWRLREDLQRFKKMTMGGVLVMGRKTFDSIGRALPGRRTIVVSRQRGLDYEGVELAPSPEAALQQGGDAAIYVVGGAEIYRQLIDRCDQVYLTRVLSGVRGDTRLELDLSDFHTVEQFRVPAGPRDVVPTEFFRLVRKRGNENS; from the coding sequence TTGCGCGAACCACCCATCAGGACGGACATCGAATTGGAGCGCAGCGCTAGTTCCCCTCCCGTCACCGCCGTCGTCGCGATGACCCCTAGCGGGGTGATCGGATTGGACGGCACCATGCCGTGGCGGCTCCGCGAGGACCTGCAGCGGTTCAAGAAGATGACCATGGGGGGCGTGCTGGTGATGGGCCGCAAGACCTTTGATTCGATCGGGCGTGCGCTTCCCGGGCGGCGGACGATCGTCGTCTCGCGGCAACGGGGACTCGACTACGAAGGCGTTGAATTGGCGCCGTCACCCGAAGCGGCTCTGCAGCAGGGCGGTGACGCAGCGATCTACGTGGTCGGCGGGGCGGAAATCTACCGTCAACTGATCGATCGTTGCGACCAGGTCTACTTAACACGCGTCCTTTCCGGGGTCCGCGGCGACACCCGACTGGAGCTGGATCTGTCGGATTTCCACACCGTGGAGCAGTTTCGCGTGCCTGCGGGGCCCCGCGATGTGGTCCCGACGGAGTTTTTTCGGCTGGTCCGGAAACGGGGAAACGAAAATTCCTGA
- a CDS encoding thymidylate synthase yields MLQYLRLLEDILESGSDRGDRTGVGTRSLFGRQLRFDLSDGFPLLTTKKLHIRSIIIELLWFLRGDTNIAWLNQNGVRIWDEWADENGDLGPVYGHQWRSWPTPDGETIDQIAWVENEIRTNPLSRRLIVSAWNVSEVGAMALPPCHTLFQFYVSDERLSCQLYQRSADVFLGVPFNIASYALLTMMMANVTGLKPGTFVHTFGDVHLYQNHFEQAREQLTREPKPLPELLIRRTPESIDQFVYDDFEVVRYEPHPHIKAPVAV; encoded by the coding sequence ATGCTTCAATACCTCCGCCTGCTCGAAGACATCCTGGAATCCGGCTCCGATCGCGGCGACCGGACCGGCGTCGGCACACGAAGCCTGTTCGGCCGTCAGCTGCGATTCGATTTGTCCGACGGATTCCCGTTGCTGACGACCAAGAAACTGCACATCCGTTCGATCATCATCGAGCTGCTTTGGTTTCTGCGCGGTGACACCAACATCGCCTGGTTGAATCAGAACGGGGTCAGGATCTGGGACGAGTGGGCCGACGAGAATGGCGACTTGGGCCCGGTTTATGGGCACCAATGGCGTTCCTGGCCGACCCCCGATGGGGAGACGATCGACCAGATCGCCTGGGTCGAAAACGAAATCCGCACCAACCCGCTTTCGCGCCGGCTGATCGTGTCGGCCTGGAACGTCAGCGAGGTCGGTGCGATGGCGTTGCCGCCCTGTCACACGCTGTTTCAGTTCTATGTCAGCGACGAACGGCTTTCGTGCCAGCTGTATCAACGCAGCGCCGATGTCTTTCTGGGGGTGCCCTTCAACATCGCCAGCTATGCACTGTTGACGATGATGATGGCCAACGTCACGGGGCTCAAGCCGGGCACGTTCGTGCACACCTTCGGCGACGTGCACTTGTACCAGAATCATTTCGAGCAAGCCCGGGAGCAACTGACGCGGGAACCGAAGCCGTTGCCGGAGTTGTTGATCCGCCGTACGCCCGAGTCGATCGATCAATTCGTCTACGACGACTTCGAAGTCGTCCGTTACGAGCCCCACCCGCACATCAAGGCCCCCGTTGCGGTCTGA
- the rpsM gene encoding 30S ribosomal protein S13 produces the protein MGVDIPNDKQIQYSLTYLYGVGLHTAREACEKLGVEPTRPASDLGEDELGQIAALLERDYTVEGPLRRQTTQNISRLREIKSYRGMRHRMGLPVRGQRTKTNSRTRKGPKKTVAGKKGVKDLR, from the coding sequence TTGGGCGTCGACATCCCGAACGACAAACAGATCCAGTATTCGTTGACCTATCTCTACGGCGTCGGCCTTCACACGGCCCGCGAAGCGTGCGAGAAGCTGGGCGTGGAACCGACGCGCCCCGCCAGCGATCTCGGGGAAGACGAACTGGGTCAAATCGCAGCACTGCTGGAACGTGATTACACGGTCGAAGGACCGCTGCGTCGTCAAACGACCCAGAACATCAGCCGGCTGCGTGAGATCAAGTCGTACCGCGGCATGCGTCACCGCATGGGATTGCCGGTTCGTGGACAGCGGACCAAGACGAATTCCCGCACCCGAAAAGGCCCCAAGAAGACCGTCGCCGGAAAGAAGGGCGTCAAGGATCTTCGCTAA